TGTCTATCAGCGGTGAGGCCAAACAAAAAATTCTCTACTGGAACGCAGAAAACTTATTTCATAAATGAAACGTGGTTGCATTTGCAACAGCGTTGCAAATGATGGGTCCACAGAGGTATTTATGAAATTTGTCAAAATTCTACTGTTTTCTACCATCACTCTCTCTGTTGTGAATTGTGCGGAACTCTTTCAGTCCAAAAAAAAGAAGGACAATATGGATGCATTGCTTGCTGCTCTTTTGGTAGCACCCAATTGTGGGGTCAGTGCAGTTTCTGATTCCGCAGGAAAAGGAACCCGTTACCAATTTACTGGGTGTTCCGGGGATGTAACCACTACCTTACGAGCCTTTGGATTTACGGCCAATGGAGTTTCGTTTGCTGGTGGATTGCAAGGTTCCAATAATTCTTCGACCATCCTCACCAATGCTTCTAGTCTTTCTGAATCTGGAAATGATTCCAAAGCTGGAATTGAAATTACTTATATTATGAACCAGTCGGATTCTACTATAGATGCTTTGATTCAGTCCACTCCTAGTTTTACCGGTCCAGGGGTTCATCTTTCACCAACGGTTGCAAAGTGGTTGGATAGTGCAACTGCGGCCGATTTTGTGACCACTCCAAGCACACCTTGGACATCTTCCGTGGGGGTACCAAAAACAGTTTGTTTGGAAGTACATAAGGAAAATTCGAAAGGACATATTTTTGGATGGTCGATTCCATGTAATTTAGCAAATCGTTCTGCTTATGAGTTTGAAGAGGAAGATGCAACGATTACAGCTGGGATTACGGATGGGCGTATCGGTTTAAAAATCAATAAAGCAGTGATCCAATCCATCACCATTTATTCAACAAAACTGGGCTTAAATAATTCGATTCAGTAATACAAGATAATAGAACGTGAAACCTAACTATCGTTTTTCTAAATTGAAAATGGGTGGAATTTTTTTCTCCCTATTATTTTCGGCCTTCCTATTTGCCCAAACTTCAGAATGGGAAAAAGAACTGGAAAATAAATCACAACCTAACAAAAAGAATGTGAACCAACCTTCGAATCCAACTTCGTCCACTGCGGACTGGGAAGCCGATTTAGAGAAGGACCTTCAAGACCAAGAAAAACGAGAAAAAGGAACGGAAGGAAGTCGAGGGGTCACATCCCCAGTTCAATCCAACCAACAGATCAATCGTTCTGCACAAAATCTTATGATGGATGCGTACGCTGCCATCGATATCGTTGGTGCTTGGGACAGAAACAAACCAAGAGGAACCGGAGAAAGAATTGATAACCAACTAGACATCCGCACCGCCGAATTTGGATTTAACGGAGCCGTGGACCAGTGGATGCGCGCCAACTTTATTGGAGCTGCGCATGGTGAAAACGGAAAATACTTTTTCGAAGTCCATGAAGCTTGGGTCCAATTTCCTTTTTTACCCTTTAATACTTCTCTGAAAGCCGGGCAGATGTTTATCGATGTAGGTCGATTAAACAAAATTCATGCACATGATCGTGCATTCACAATGACTCCCATCGTTCATGAAAAATTGATAGGATGGGAATCTGCCATTGATACTGGGGCTGAGTTTAGTATTCTTTTTCCTTGGAAATGGATCACTCAGGAACTGGTGCTAGGTGCTACGAATGGAAGAAAATGGGGACATTCTCACGACGGTGGTGTTCAAAAAAACAATCCCCTAATGTATGCCCACCTAAAACATTTTTACTATTTTGGAAATAATTGGGGAACACAGTTTGGATTTTCGGGAATCCGTTTTGAGCCGACGACAGAAAGAAAAAACCAAAGGTTGTTATATGGAATGGATGCGGTTTTGCGTTGGAACCGATCCAATTTGAGTGAAATCATGTTAATGGGAGAAGGATGGTACCAACAAGAAGTATTTCCTGCTAATTTAGATCCCATCACGTTTCAAAAAACAAAATCTCCCACAAAAGACCAATGGGGAGCTTACGCCTTTTTAGATTTTAAATTCCATCAGTTATGGTCTGTGGGTGTTCGTTATGACTATTTCACAGACAAGTCCCTTGTTGATCAAAATGGAGATCCGGCAAAAAATGCCATTGAGGCCCAATCTTTACAAATGACATTCCATAGTTCTGAATTTGGCAAAATAAGAGGGTCAATAGAAAGAAGATTTATCCAAGATTATTCACGAACTTCTCAGGAAGAAGTTAGAGAATATCGATTTTATATCCAAACCGTTGCTGTTCTTGGATCACATCCAGCACATAGTTATTAAAAATGTAAGAGGGGTTTTTTAGTCCAATGAGTTCATTCGTTAATATTTATAAACATATCCTTTCTATTCTTTTGTTTTTCTTTTTTGTATTATCTCCTTTGTCTGCAAAGGTATCTCTTGTCACAAGTCTTCCAGATATCAAATACATCGCCGAACAGGTGGCAGGTGACAGGGCCGATGTTTCTGGAATGATTCGAGGAACAGATGATCCTCACTTTGTAATGACAAGACCCGATTTTCTTGTAAAACTGAGTGAGGCCGATGTTTTATGTGTGATTGGACTTGATTTAGAAATTGGTTGGATTCCGTACCTCCAACAACAATCCAGAAATATAAAAATCCAAAAAGGCCAACCCGGATATTGTGACACTTCGTTTGGAGTAAAAATCCTAGGGGAACCTACCGTGATGATGGATCGTTCTATGGGTGACATGCATATTTATGGGAATCCTCATTATTGGAACGATCCTATCAACGCCATCCAAATGGCCCAAAATATTAAAAATGCACTCACTAGGGTGGATCCTTTAAATGGGGATTATTATGAGGGTAATTTTAATTCTTTTAAAAAACGACTCATTCAGTTAACGAAAGAAGAAATGAAAAAGATGGAACCATACTTTGGGTTAAAAGTGGCAGTTTTTCATGACCAATTTGTTTATTTAGCTTCACGTTTTAAATTCAATGCTAATTTAACCATTGAAGAACGCC
This genomic window from Leptospira bandrabouensis contains:
- a CDS encoding metal ABC transporter substrate-binding protein, which translates into the protein MSSFVNIYKHILSILLFFFFVLSPLSAKVSLVTSLPDIKYIAEQVAGDRADVSGMIRGTDDPHFVMTRPDFLVKLSEADVLCVIGLDLEIGWIPYLQQQSRNIKIQKGQPGYCDTSFGVKILGEPTVMMDRSMGDMHIYGNPHYWNDPINAIQMAQNIKNALTRVDPLNGDYYEGNFNSFKKRLIQLTKEEMKKMEPYFGLKVAVFHDQFVYLASRFKFNANLTIEERPGVPPSVRYMDQVISYMTAEKIKIILIGPYHNPKYAEYVSSKVPGSVVVTLPVSVGGSPEAVTYEDTLRLMLQKIRDASDKTK